AGCACCCCCTGCCCTTTCCCTGCGCTTCGGGCACGGACGGAAAGGTGACGACTCTGGCCACGGCCTGCGCCATGAAGCCCAAGGTCGTGATCGCGGTTGACCTTTTCGGGCTCTGCGCCGACTACGACGCCATCAACGCCATTGCCCACAAGCACGGCCTTACGGTCATTGAAGACGGGGCCCAGAGCTTCGGGGCCGAGTACAAGGGCAAAAAGGCCTGCTCGCTGGCAAAAGTGGGCTGCACCAGCTTTTTCCCGGCCAAGCCCCTTGGATGCTACGGCGACGGCGGCATGGTCTTCACCGACGATCTGGCCCTTGCCGAGGTCATGCGCTCCATCAGGGTCCACGGCCAGGGCGGGCACAAGTACGACAACGTCAGAATCGGCATCAACGGACGGATCGACACCCTCCAGGCTGCCATACTGCTTTCCAAGTTCAACATCTTCCCGGACGAGGTCACCCGCCGCCAGGAAGTGGCCAGGCGCTATTCCGAGGGTCTTTCCGCAAGCGGCCTTTACACGGTGCCTAAAATTCCAGCGGGATATCTCAGCGTCTACGCGCAATACACCCTTGCGGTCAAGGAGGCGGGATTGCGCGACAGCGTGCTGGCGCACTTGAAGGAAAAGGGCGTGCCCACGGCCATCTATTACCCGAAGCCCCTGCACCGCCAGGACGCCTTCGCCTACCTTGGCTACAAGTTGGGCGATTTCCCGGTTTCCGACGATGTCTGCGACAAGGTCTTTTCGGTGCCCATGCACCCCTACCTTGAAAGGGCGGATCAGAGCCAGATCATCGACGCCCTTCTTTCCTGGGGAGCGTGCAAGTAGGAAAACAACGGCCTGCCCGGAAACCTCATGACCCCGGCAAATGCCGGGGTCATGGTTTTTTATAGGCCATTGAGGTATCGGTTGAAGAAAGCTGTT
The Deltaproteobacteria bacterium genome window above contains:
- a CDS encoding DegT/DnrJ/EryC1/StrS family aminotransferase: MQFIDLAAQQKRILNDVNERIKKVLAHGAYIQGPEVKELEKDLAAYVGADHAIGCSSGTDALLMPLMALGVGPGDAVFTTPFTFVATAEVISLLGATPVFVDVDPVTYNMSPKALEAAIEALLAGDPKKHPLPFPCASGTDGKVTTLATACAMKPKVVIAVDLFGLCADYDAINAIAHKHGLTVIEDGAQSFGAEYKGKKACSLAKVGCTSFFPAKPLGCYGDGGMVFTDDLALAEVMRSIRVHGQGGHKYDNVRIGINGRIDTLQAAILLSKFNIFPDEVTRRQEVARRYSEGLSASGLYTVPKIPAGYLSVYAQYTLAVKEAGLRDSVLAHLKEKGVPTAIYYPKPLHRQDAFAYLGYKLGDFPVSDDVCDKVFSVPMHPYLERADQSQIIDALLSWGACK